Below is a genomic region from Helianthus annuus cultivar XRQ/B chromosome 2, HanXRQr2.0-SUNRISE, whole genome shotgun sequence.
caattcagcaaaattcagccccatataattgggttttgtgggctagtttcaaggtgtaaccccttctaaacacttacaaAGTCCAACCCAtcgaaaccctaatccttccccctataaataccacttataaccagcctccctaccacttttgcaacactaaaaactctcaaaacatcctccaaaccgtagctgaaagcaagggttcgagcagattgacaccccttcatgaaaatgagcataactcactcaattcttatccgattcactcgattctttttcctactactttgtattgaccttctCTACGTTTCCAtaggtttttcacagtaaataagtccctggaactctagcaaaaaggctccaaagtccactgattgtttttgttttcatgaaatccttgttatttcttaccaaacttgagtctatctcatctcaaacctatgtcctaatgcttacaacactttagtggttggttaggcttaaaaacaaggttgagacacttaaaaatcagaggattaaacctcataaacttggtgttttgtttagggtttttaacccacaagtcatgtcaaactttgtctttgatacatgagtgattatggaacaacttgggttgtccaaacatacaatccttacatgatttgatgatttctcttagttagtgtgtatatttcttattctttattgtatgttcatgaccctccttggttgtttttttttacatcaagtgtagtggtgaacaaatagaggttcctaaatggaagacttgatcttcctacctcctacatgatttctatgacatttagaggtaccaaaatgaagattttaatcttctacctcatgcttgaactattggacatatattatataacctaaatatattattcgaataatcgaatctttgatgatgaactagtgttcatatgtccgggtactagattacatcatcctagactatgataacttgtcacgattctaatggaaccttgttccatgaaaacatctaaactccttcgagtttcctagtgtcaagaacaagcatcatatgtactaaatgattattttccatgttattctcatatcttatttttatgttgttttaaacacagaatctcgactctaaacatacttgaactttaacccgtatacattcggactctaaatctctactcgtcaataattggataatcggaaagcatatgcaagccttgtgagtatactcgtattttcccctttttatttttaccacttttggggtataacatgtttacttatcaaaaacttacacatgaacattttgcttaaacacatgaacattcctataacatgcttgtatacgtgatggcttgatactttaaacttgggtgaaacttatgtgttgaatttatcattaacttcgtacgagccaaaccgtgacatatgtagcgctataggattaacgacccgccctttatcatcggtaatgtcatgagcatattgcgtttccttggtttgatatgttagacacatgccatgtttaaatgtttatcttgaatcacatgcttgctatgaggaattgtttaaacttatcttttactatgtatgtatcaaacttgtatactcgcctttgcctttgcctttgcattgaattattttaaacatgttacaggttgatgaggatgttgctaagaaaagaagtagcgttgaggcctagatacacatatagacgttagggtttaatatgttgtatcaattttgttatgttgtcatgttattttgttaaacttgttgtatttgaatttcttgtaatgttgacaattcatcttatgaaatgaaatcggattatttaaatacttgtcacaattattagcgttatgatgtctcgagcaatcttcacacttcgtctcatcccgatgtttccgccattggttggggtgtgacaaccgcCAACATCCTCTTTCTGCATGGAAACCTGCTGCCGATTAACATTTTCGAGATCCTCCATATTCTTTTCAGCTTTTTCATCGGAAAGTCGCACTAACTTTTCGTCTACCATATTACCCGATCGAACGTTCCCCGGAGGGTTTCCGGCCGAAAACTCCCCGAATACTCCCACCTCCGATGAAACGGCAACCGATGCTTCATCGTCTTCTAAAAAATTCGGAACCCATTGATCAGAATCTTCGACCACCCAAATCTTGTACCTTTTGTTTTGCCAACTGAGGTTAATGACACCATCAATTTTATTACCTGAGTCAAGTAAAATCCCCAGCCTGTCGAACGTAAGATCAGCATCCGTTTCAACGAACTGAGAAGGTTGAACCACCTTACCGTATCTACTGCCAATACTGTCAAAAACACCTCTCGAAACGAGATGGGGTGGAACACCATAAATGTTGATCCATGCAAGGCATTCGTAAGGCAACGGCTGACCTATCCAAGGGGATAGTGTTGAAAACCATCGCTTCCACGCTTCTTTATCGTCTAACATCCCTTTTATCTTGTCCTCATTCTGGCACGAAATTAACACTGTAAGCCCTCCGAGGTACTGGATGTTAGCCTCCTCATACCCAGCTAAAGATAAGGACGATCTAAGAAGCATAATTTCTTTGAAACCCAATGCTCTTCCAACTACCGCTTTCCCGACAAGATTAGATAGGGAGATCACAGAAGGATCAATAACCACCACATCCTCTTCCACTTCCACTCCCGCATGAGATCTGTTTGTAAGAATAACCACCACATCCTCCCTGAAAATTATCTTGGCCTCCTCCTGGCACCTTTGGTCCTCCCCCAGTCGCCGTATTCTACCTAATATCACCGTTCTCTCTAGCGAAAAGAGCCACATTAATCACCAACTTGTTACCTCCCAGCTTCACTTTAGACAAGTTTTTCTTGAGTTCATCCAAATTCCTTTTCTTACTTGAACGGTTTTACCTGAAATATTATTCTGCATATACAAATTAACGATCCTAAATAAATAGATGTGAAATGTAGCACTTTAACTTGTAATCGGATAACATGTCACgttcataaaataaaataagtcATAATAACTTTTGTTTTGATAAAAAACAAACATTGTACGACCTATCTAAGTAATAGCCTTAATATAGCGAGAAGTACGACCTGCCTAACTAATAGCCATCACAAAACTCTAATCACATGTTAACTTTCAATATATCTTTTGGTTACTTTGAAAACGATATGATATGCAAAATCTAGATCTTCCACATTAGCATGCAATATTAATCAAACCGCGGAATTTAGGTCCAACTTTTTTTTATATGTAAACACAATCAGAGCATCTCCAATGAAATAGCATATCCAAAAACCAGATTTGCCTCATTAACATGCAACATTCTAGATCTCTACCCTTAAAACTCACTTTCTTTCTCTAAGGATAAATCAATACAAACTCCCAACTCATTATCCATTTTATTACATACTTTTCATTTTACTTAATCTAACCCAATTtttatattgtataaatatttagatGAACCACGGTACATGACTTTCAGTTTACCAATAATCTTTTTAGTTCGGATCAGAGTGCCGGGGCACAACCCGAATGTACTTGAAATTCCACCAATCATTCATTGTCAACTCATTTTTACGCTAAATTAACCAAACACATTATTAGTATCACCACTACTATGGACCCCACCTTTTAACACTATCCTCACTCTTCCTACACAATACTCTCTCTACCTCTCTCTCTCCGACCCTACAACTTTTCAATCGATAAGCACAACCCGAACCCAGTACCCGGTTTGGGATGCCCGAATGGATGACGACGGTCCCTACCAAAACCCAATTTGGTGTGATGCCATCCCCTTCTTATGCTTTTCAAAAGATAAACTAGAACtcaaaatacatatatatattttttttatgatcAATAAGCTCTTAAACTATAATCAATCTAAATATGGTAACTAGAGTTTTTTGAAAATGACGTAGTtgaaaaaatatttattaaaaagTGAGTTCTTTGAACTTATTAGAAAAGTGATTTTCACACATTTAGATaaggggtattggattttaataatcccaagtttcactaATTGGTCGGTAATAATTTCAACTTCAAAAATTGCttacaacagtcccaacttgtaagattttggccatcaatgatccttgtctaacgGGGTTAGTTAAATGTGACGTGGCAGCTGACGTGTTTAAAAACTTAAATGTTGGAGGCCTATGTGGATGCTGATGTGTTCAAAGAGTACAACACCCCTATTTAAAAGGCATTTTAACCCTGATTTAAACCCAACCCCTGAAATGTCGACATCATCCTCTTCAATAAGCTGCCCAAACAAAGTCTCTCTCTCACCCTTTtctacctccaccaccaccagccACCACCAAACCACCACTAGCCACCACCAACCcactctctctactttctctctctacaacctccaccacaaccacccatctaccaccacataatcaccaccaccaccacctcataTCCACCTCACCTCCATCTACAccgcccaccaccatcaccgAAATCTTGAAGTCTTCACAACGGATAAAATTTGAATATGGGGATGTGAGTTTTGTGAGAAAAAGGTTTCCAGTATAGTTCCGAGTTGGTTTATATGGTAATAAGTCTAAAAACGGATCAGATTTTGATTGAATCGGTAATTCCGATAAATCAACGATTTCAATTTAGAATCAAATTGGACAGAATTTGAACGTGAAACACATGGATTCGATTTGGTGTTATTGGCTGTGATTGATTGAAGTTTAATCAGGGGATTACAAAAACAACGCATCAATTCCGGATTCATCGGAGCTTCCGTTTTAGATTTTGCCAGAGAAACGGGATGAAAAGAAACGGGTCTTCTTTGTTTGGACGATTCAAGTAGATATGGGGAAATTTTATCGCATGGGTTTATTTGGAAGGTTATAACCTATTGCAAATTTTCAGATATAGTAGAAAACGATGGCTTTGACTGGATTCTGGGTTGCTGGACTTTCCAGTGCTATAGATGGAGGTGAAGTGGTACTGGTTATGTGGTGGGAAATGGGTGGTTGTGGTAGGGTTTTTGTTTGGGCAGCTTATTGAAGAGGATGATGTCGACATTTCAGGGATTGGGTTTAAATTAGGGTTAAAATGCCTTTTAAATAGGGGTGTTGTACTCTTTGAACACATCTGCATCCACATAGGCCTCCAACATTTAAGTTTTTAAACACGTCAGctgccacgtcacctgccacgTCACATTTAACTAACCCAGTTCGACAAGGATCATTGGtcgccaaaatcttacaagtttggactgttgtaggcaatatttgaagttgggattattaccggccaattagtaaaacttgggattattaaaatccaatacccctttagataaataaatttcaaataaccattttaataattttttttttcaactgtgccctttttgaaaaaaaaaaaatgttagaaGTAACCGATATTCTTTTTTCAACTATAcccttttgaaaaaaaaaaaaaatcaagaactAACCAACAAAATGTAGAATTCAAATTCATCACTTTAAAAATGTTGGCTTACTTAATTAAGAAAAGAGGCTAACCGTGTAAATCAAACAACCCACTCGTCTTGTCATTCTCCACTTAAACATGTAAACAACACACATCCAACCACTTAAACACTGACCGAAACCATAACCAAAACAAAATGCACGACATACATTCCTCTCGGAGTAGCAGCGGCAGCGGAGGCAGTTTATTCGCAGGAAAGGTAGACGGAAGGCCGATACTCCACCACCATGACAATCTAAAGTGCCCACGTTGCCAGTCGCTAAACACAAAATTTTGTTACTATAACAACTACAACCTCACTCAGCCTCGTCATTTCTGTAAGAGCTGCCGCCGGTACTGGACTAAAGGCGGCGTCCTACGCAACATTCCCGTTGGTGGCGGCATCAGGAAAGCTAAACGGTCCGGTAAACCAAAATCCAAAGCCGTTGTTGTGGTGCGTAAGCATTGTTTTTAGAACTACTCCTAATCTACTTCTATAAAGCTTATGCACCTTGCAGAATTTAAAACCGTTAGTGTTCGTGCATAggagtttttttttcttttttttttttttatagaaaaaGCAGCTCCTAATCTACTCCTATAAATCACCTATATCTAAGGATTTAAAGTTGTCATGGTAGTGCATAagcatatttttttaaataaatctaCCCGATCTTATAAGTCACCTATACCTGCACCTTTCACTAGCGTAGCTACATAGAAAGGTATAGATTCGGCCGAAcccttataaaaaaaaaattagttctATATATAGGTGTATTTTGACATCGAACCTGAAGAAATTTCGCCATCAAACCTGTAGAATCTTTTAAATCAAACCTAGAAAATTTCCGAACCCATAGGAAAAATTTCCTTGCTACGCCTATGCGTTTCAGAATTTAAAGAGGTTATGGGGGTGtgtaagctttttttttttttttttttttttttttcttttataacgGGATTAACGGCTGATAAAGAACCTATACCTACGATTTTGCAGGATTTAGATTCAAAAGTTACAAACTGCTCTACCCTTACAACCAACACAACGACGGGCAATACGACCAAGAATACAAAAGTCCCCCCGACACATATGAACACTACGGAGGTTTCGGCAAGCGATCCCACTACCTCAACGCCGGAGATGTTGTTTAGTTTCAACGAATTATCAGCACGTATTCTGTCGTCTCCGTCTCCGGTCGAAACATTCGATCCGGTGATGTTGAATCATTCTCCAGTGAGAAACGTGATTGAAACGTTTCAGTGGACGGACACCGGGACAGATATGAAGATGCCGGAAACATGGTCACCGTTGATGATGGATCAGACGGGTGTGATTGATTATGATATGGGGTTAGAGAACATGAGAAGTGACGGTAAAGATGATCGTCGGAATAGTGCTGGTGAAGATTTGTTTGATCTGACTGGAAGTGTTGATGAATCTTACTGGGGTCAAAGTCGGTGGagtgatgttgatgatgatggtaATCTTGGGCATCTTAATTACCTTCCTTAATATCTCCGAGGTAACAAATATATTacacggtttttttttttttttttttttttttttttttttttttttttttttgaaacttaaTATATTACACGGTTTAGAAtaatgttatgcatgattttgatttttttcatttttattctGGAAAAGTGTTTTGGATTTATTCCTGTTTTTTTGATATCCAAAACCAAATTGACATATGCTTTTATATATTTGTTACTAGTATTAAGTAATTGTGTTGTAGCGGTTGTTTGTGTCAAGTAGTATAATACAATATCACCTTCAGCGACTACAAATACcgaaaaagctcgtaaaaacgAAATAACTAAAAcggaaataaataaataacgcTGAGCGAAAAgtagacgtaaaatctttgaatcaggCATGCTCGTTGTAGAGGAATTAaactgaaacgtaaaacatagactaaaataactaagtcaatccagGTCCCGCGCattgcgacgaacttgtcaaacagaGGAAAATAGATGTGTTGCGACAGTCCAGTCAAACGtgaaaaaaatatacaaaaaaatgtCGAACCCCACACGCACGCTGCGGTGCgataactcacaaaatttagaacgaaatgaaaaacttggaaaaaatgaaaagtttggtggaccaaaattgaaaataaaaaagagttggaattaaattgtaaaagatgaaaactttgggttaaaagtaaaaaaaaaaatatttaaattgCAAAAGAAGAAAAATTCTGGGTTAGAAATGAAATAAGAAAAAAGAATCTCCGGGTACAACACCACAAATtacaaaaaaagttaaaaattttatttttgtaaaacttgaataACCTATtatataggcattatgcctagtggatatgagtatgatcgggtggttctacTGGTGGCACTATTATACTCCAGTGGTGCgccagtgatccaaatttgccgttaaaaataGAGTAAACTCTAGTTAATTGTTAAATACTTGtagaatatattatataatatatgcATAATACATGACACGGTttcaatttatttattattctttaATTAGTTTAATATTTTGTGAATTAATTCCTTTTATATTAATTCAAAagatattaataatttattagatattagctttagatattaataatattattaattattaatagatcgaaaaagaaaatgaaatatgACATTAATTAAAGTTATTTATTAAATTTAGATTAGATAAATATAAgtgatatatatatgtgtatatatatatatatatatatagtgtgaggttctttggggaacactaaaaaagtggggaacagcggggaaccgactcaaacgaactccgattggactcattccagcggcgttggaaccggctcgtcgaaccctaactaggatctcttaaccctaattCATGACCCCTAacccctaaatatattagggtttggcttttagggtttagctttagggtttagccttagggtttagccttagggtttagccttagggtttagctttaacgtttagggtttagctttagggtttagggtttagttttagggtttagctttagggtttagcctttagggtttagcttttagggtttatggcttagattttacggtttagcataggttttagccttattttttagctttagggtttagagttcaggagttaggatttagggttcagggctaagagatcttagttagggttcgacgagtcGGTTCCAACGCCgttggaatgagtccaatcggagttcgtttgagtcggttccccgctgttccccacttttttagtgttccccaatgaaccttcccaaatatatatatatatatatatatatatatatatatatataacaggatcaggagagaacgtctcaaagtgtgagaacggtgagaacgattctcagctacaagatcttagtggtttgtggctgagattgaactggtgacatttttgtaaataataggggtcTTGGAACTAACAGGAGGGGTAAAATAAgaagatccaaacaaaggtgcacatgctaatcacatgttattttcccccatcatatttaaacgacaataaattttttatatgtgattatttttcgaaaaaaattacaccataaaactcagcgtttttttatctttccaacgagtatactattgatatacttttcgaaaaaaaataactgggttttatggagttttcctgaactgggtgttttatggcgttttagactatgtatttttatggcgtttttatgaacaaggtgtttttatggcgttttaactaggtattttcatgtcGTTTTTCTGAAccgagtgttttatggcgttttaaactaagttttttcatggcgtttttctgaactaggtgttttatgCCGTTTTAACTGGGCATTTTCATGACGGTTTTTCTGAAATGGGTgcttttatggcgttttatttgaataaccagttcatgtgagtgggtttttttttgacaatattacctcTTAGTGTAATTCAgtatcaatgccacatgtcaccaccaaaattgttctcaccgttctcacacttttcaccgttctctctaaatcctgaccctatatatatatatatacatacatatatatgtatatatatatgtatatatatatgtatatatatatatatatgtatgtatatatatatatattggggatggatcatgagaaaactagtttgaatgagaaaaccaaaaaactaactaaaaaaacctaaaaaaataccaattttttttttttacaattttttaaagaaaaatcgctactttttatgtatggaaaaaaattttcaaaaaaaaatatatatatattttttgttttactgcacatgtgcactaatacggaaaggctaaaccacttaacccaccccccactgacacccccccaaaaacctaaacccccccccccaccccccaaaaacctaaattcaccctcccaccaaaagcctaaccccccaccccccaaaaacctaaaccccccaccccccaaaaacctaaaactaaaccctaaacataaaccgaaaaaaacctaaacccccaccccaccccccaaaaacctaacccccccccccacacccaaaaacctaatcctaaacctccaaaaaaactaaccctaaaagctaaactagactcaaaaagctaattttaagcatgtaataaaattgtagtacatgttatattgcacatgtgcactactataataatagtgttgaaaacaagacgacaccataaatcttttttcatgacataaaaaatatgctcgaatatacttgaatgaaagataagaaaatttgtgatcttatggtgccatttttgttttaaaatgataacgtatggagaaatgggaaatgtttgaaaagttttatatatttttttttcaattttacccctccttcattaaaagtcccccctccttcattaaaagtcttcatccccctcctttttagtggattttagttagttttctagttttctcatttata
It encodes:
- the LOC110918234 gene encoding uncharacterized protein LOC110918234 isoform X2, which encodes MGDLDSKVTNCSTLTTNTTTGNTTKNTKVPPTHMNTTEVSASDPTTSTPEMLFSFNELSARILSSPSPVETFDPVMLNHSPVRNVIETFQWTDTGTDMKMPETWSPLMMDQTGVIDYDMGLENMRSDGKDDRRNSAGEDLFDLTGSVDESYWGQSRWSDVDDDGNLGHLNYLP
- the LOC110918234 gene encoding dof zinc finger protein DOF5.4 isoform X1; protein product: MHDIHSSRSSSGSGGSLFAGKVDGRPILHHHDNLKCPRCQSLNTKFCYYNNYNLTQPRHFCKSCRRYWTKGGVLRNIPVGGGIRKAKRSGKPKSKAVVVDLDSKVTNCSTLTTNTTTGNTTKNTKVPPTHMNTTEVSASDPTTSTPEMLFSFNELSARILSSPSPVETFDPVMLNHSPVRNVIETFQWTDTGTDMKMPETWSPLMMDQTGVIDYDMGLENMRSDGKDDRRNSAGEDLFDLTGSVDESYWGQSRWSDVDDDGNLGHLNYLP